A single genomic interval of Hevea brasiliensis isolate MT/VB/25A 57/8 chromosome 4, ASM3005281v1, whole genome shotgun sequence harbors:
- the LOC110635266 gene encoding uncharacterized protein LOC110635266 isoform X2, translating into MVELMAPLRSSGIVDPGWEHGVAQDERKKKVKCNYCGKVVSGGIFRLKQHLARVSGEVTYCDKAPEEVYLRMKENLEGSRSNNKKGKQSQDDGQAYLNFQYDDEEDHEHHVGFKGKGKHLIGDTNLMLNLTPIRSLGYVDPGWDHGVAQDERKKKVKCNYCDKVVSGGINRFKQHLARIPGEVAPCKNAPEEVYLKIKENMKWHRTGRRQRQMDTKAISAFCKQSDNEDEEDEQEQDALLRKSKERLVIGDRILGNDLRVTYKGMTSSNGSEPLFKKSRLDSVFLNTPNSIMPPSCKQLKMKTRSCRKSRKEVISAICKFFYHAGIPIQAANSLYFHKMLELVGQYGPGLVGPQSQVISGRFLQEEIATIKNYLFEYKASWAITGCSIMADSWMDIEGRTLINILVSCPHGVYFVASVDASDMLEDALSLFKLLDKVVEDMGEENVVQVITENTPSFKAAGKMLQEKRNNLFWTPCATYCIDRLLEDFLKIKCVGECMVKGQKITKLIYNSIWLLNLMKEFTQGQELLRPATTRFASSFSTLQSLLDNRTSLKRMFQSSKWTSSRFSKSDEGKEVEKIVATATFWKKVLYVSKSVDPVMQVLQKVDSGENPSMPYIYSDMCRAKFTIKSIHGDDARKYGPFWSVLENHWNSWLHHPLYMAAYFLNPSYRYRSDFLASEVIRGLNECIHRLEPDNMRKISASKQISDYNSAKGDFGTELAISTRTELDPAAWWQQHGISCLELQRIAVRVLSQTCSSFGCEHSWSIYDQIHSQRQNRFAQKRFEDLVFVHYNLRLRECQLKKRSSSSISLDGVLLERLLNDWIVEAEKQPFQEDEEILCNENGATYEDRCDDLIDYHDGIVEPHKGTLELVTMADVEPLDVNPANAGGTSDDDNDDDEDDDNFFDDNLSD; encoded by the exons ATGGTTGAACTGATGGCCCCACTCCGCTCCTCTGGAATTGTTGATCCGGGATGGGAGCATGGTGTTGCTCAagatgagaggaagaagaaggtcaAATGCAACTATTGTGGAAAGGTAGTTAGTGGTGGGATATTTAGGTTAAAGCAACATTTAGCTCGAGTGTCTGGAGAAGTCACTTATTGTGATAAAGCTCCAGAGGAAGTGTACCTTAGAATGAAAGAAAATTTGGAAGGAAGCCGTTCCAATAATAAGAAGGGAAAACAATCTCAAGATGATGGACAGGCTTATTTGAATTTCCAATACGATGATGAAGAAGACCATGAACATCATGTTGGCTTTAAAGGCAAAGGGAAACACTTGATTGGTGATACAAACTTGATGTTAAATTTGACCCCCATACGGTCGCTAGGATATGTTGACCCTGGGTGGGATCATGGTGTTGCTCAGGATGAGAGGAAGAAAAAGGTCAAGTGTAATTATTGTGATAAAGTTGTTAGTGGAGGTATCAACCGATTTAAACAGCACCTAGCCAGAATTCCTGGCGAAGTAGCACCTTGTAAAAATGCTCCTGAGGAAGTGTaccttaaaataaaagaaaatatgaaatgGCACCGTACTGGCAGGAGACAAAGACAGATGGATACCAAAGCAATATCTGCTTTCTGTAAGCAATCTGATAatgaagatgaagaagatgagcaaGAACAAGATGCCCTACTTCGTAAGAGCAAGGAAAGGCTGGTAATTGGTGATAGAATATTGGggaatgatttgagagtgacttacAAGGGAATGACTTCTAGTAATGGCTCTGAACCTTTATTTAAAAAATCAAGATTGGACTCTGTTTTTCTGAATACACCAAATAGTATAATGCCACCATCTTGCAAACAGTTAAAGATGAAAACTAGGTCCTGCAGAAAATCTCGCAAAGAAGTTATTTCTGCAATTTGCAAATTTTTTTACCATGCAGGAATTCCAATACAAGCAGCAAATTCCCTGTACTTCCATAAGATGCTTGAGTTGGTTGGTCAATATGGACCGGGTTTGGTTGGCCCTCAGAGCCAGGTGATATCTGGTCGCTTCCTACAGGAGGAAATTGCAACTATTAAAAACTACCTATTTGAGTACAAGGCATCCTGGGCAATCACTGGTTGTTCAATAATGGCTGATAGTTGGATGGATATTGAGGGTAGGACATTGATCAATATTTTAGTTTCTTGCCCCCATGGCGTGTACTTTGTTGCTTCAGTTGATGCCAGTGATATGCTAGAAGATGCTTTAAGTCTGTTTAAGCTATTGGACAAAGTAGTGGAAGACATGGGTGAGGAAAATGTAGTGCAG GTAATCACTGAGAATACTCCCAGTTTTAAGGCTGCTGGAAAGATGCTTCAAGAGAAGAGAAACAATTTATTCTGGACACCATGTGCCACCTACTGTATTGATCGATTGCTTGAAGATTTTCTGAAGATCAAATGCGTAGGAGAGTGCATGGTGAAAGGCCAAAAGATTACAAAACTCATTTACAACTCCATCTGGTTACTAAATCTTATGAAAGAATTTACCCAGGGGCAGGAACTTCTGAGGCCAGCCACTACTCGATTTGCCTCTAGCTTTTCAACTTTACAAAGCTTGCTGGACAATAGGACTAGTCTAAAAAGAATGTTTCAGTCGAGCAAATGGACTTCCTCTAGATTCTCCAAATCAGATGAAGGGAAAGAGGTAGAAAAGATTGTAGCAACTGCTACATTTTGGAAGAAGGTGCTGTATGTTAGCAAATCGGTAGATCCAGTAATGCAAGTGCTTCAAAAGGTTGATAGTGGTGAAAATCCTTCAATGCCATATATATATAGTGACATGTGCAGGGCTAAGTTTACAATCAAATCCATTCATGGAGATGATGCACGTAAATATGGACCTTTCTGGAGTGTGCTGGAGAATCACTGGAACTCGTGGTTGCACCACCCTTTATACATGGCTGCTTACTTCTTGAATCCATCATACAGATATCGATCTGATTTTCTGGCG TCAGAGGTGATACGTGGACTAAATGAATGCATCCATCGGCTGGAGCCAGATAACATGAGAAAGATTTCTGCATCCAAGCAA ATTTCTGATTATAATTCTGCAAAAGGCGATTTTGGAACTGAATTGGCAATTAGCACAAGAACAGAGCTTGACCCAG CTGCATGGTGGCAACAACATGGGATAAGCTGCTTAGAGCTGCAACGAATAGCTGTGCGCGTACTAAGTCAGACTTGCTCCTCTTTTGGGTGTGAACATTCCTGGAGCATATATGATCAGATCCATAGCCAGAGGCAAAATCGTTTTGCTCAGAAAAGATTTGAAGACCTTGTGTTTGTTCACTACAACTTGCGACTTAGGGAATGCCAATTAAAGAAAAGGTCCAGCAGTTCGATTTCCCTGGATGGTGTGTTACTAGAACGCTTACTAAATGACTGGATTGTAGAAGCAGAGAAGCAACCCTTTCAAGAAGATGAG GAAATACTTTGCAATGAAAATGGAGCAACATATGAAGACAGATGTGATGATTTGATTGATTATCATGATGGAATTGTGGAACCTCACAAGGGAACTCTTGAGCTTGTGACTATGGCTGATGTTGAACCCTTGGATGTTAATCCCGCAAATGCTGGTGGCACCAGTGACGACGACAACGATGACGATGAAGATGATGATAACTTTTTTGATGATAATTTGAGTGATTAA
- the LOC110635266 gene encoding uncharacterized protein LOC110635266 isoform X1, with protein sequence MVELMAPLRSSGIVDPGWEHGVAQDERKKKVKCNYCGKVVSGGIFRLKQHLARVSGEVTYCDKAPEEVYLRMKENLEGSRSNNKKGKQSQDDGQAYLNFQYDDEEDHEHHVGFKGKGKHLIGDTNLMLNLTPIRSLGYVDPGWDHGVAQDERKKKVKCNYCDKVVSGGINRFKQHLARIPGEVAPCKNAPEEVYLKIKENMKWHRTGRRQRQMDTKAISAFCKQSDNEDEEDEQEQDALLRKSKERLVIGDRILGNDLRVTYKGMTSSNGSEPLFKKSRLDSVFLNTPNSIMPPSCKQLKMKTRSCRKSRKEVISAICKFFYHAGIPIQAANSLYFHKMLELVGQYGPGLVGPQSQVISGRFLQEEIATIKNYLFEYKASWAITGCSIMADSWMDIEGRTLINILVSCPHGVYFVASVDASDMLEDALSLFKLLDKVVEDMGEENVVQVITENTPSFKAAGKMLQEKRNNLFWTPCATYCIDRLLEDFLKIKCVGECMVKGQKITKLIYNSIWLLNLMKEFTQGQELLRPATTRFASSFSTLQSLLDNRTSLKRMFQSSKWTSSRFSKSDEGKEVEKIVATATFWKKVLYVSKSVDPVMQVLQKVDSGENPSMPYIYSDMCRAKFTIKSIHGDDARKYGPFWSVLENHWNSWLHHPLYMAAYFLNPSYRYRSDFLAQSEVIRGLNECIHRLEPDNMRKISASKQISDYNSAKGDFGTELAISTRTELDPAAWWQQHGISCLELQRIAVRVLSQTCSSFGCEHSWSIYDQIHSQRQNRFAQKRFEDLVFVHYNLRLRECQLKKRSSSSISLDGVLLERLLNDWIVEAEKQPFQEDEEILCNENGATYEDRCDDLIDYHDGIVEPHKGTLELVTMADVEPLDVNPANAGGTSDDDNDDDEDDDNFFDDNLSD encoded by the exons ATGGTTGAACTGATGGCCCCACTCCGCTCCTCTGGAATTGTTGATCCGGGATGGGAGCATGGTGTTGCTCAagatgagaggaagaagaaggtcaAATGCAACTATTGTGGAAAGGTAGTTAGTGGTGGGATATTTAGGTTAAAGCAACATTTAGCTCGAGTGTCTGGAGAAGTCACTTATTGTGATAAAGCTCCAGAGGAAGTGTACCTTAGAATGAAAGAAAATTTGGAAGGAAGCCGTTCCAATAATAAGAAGGGAAAACAATCTCAAGATGATGGACAGGCTTATTTGAATTTCCAATACGATGATGAAGAAGACCATGAACATCATGTTGGCTTTAAAGGCAAAGGGAAACACTTGATTGGTGATACAAACTTGATGTTAAATTTGACCCCCATACGGTCGCTAGGATATGTTGACCCTGGGTGGGATCATGGTGTTGCTCAGGATGAGAGGAAGAAAAAGGTCAAGTGTAATTATTGTGATAAAGTTGTTAGTGGAGGTATCAACCGATTTAAACAGCACCTAGCCAGAATTCCTGGCGAAGTAGCACCTTGTAAAAATGCTCCTGAGGAAGTGTaccttaaaataaaagaaaatatgaaatgGCACCGTACTGGCAGGAGACAAAGACAGATGGATACCAAAGCAATATCTGCTTTCTGTAAGCAATCTGATAatgaagatgaagaagatgagcaaGAACAAGATGCCCTACTTCGTAAGAGCAAGGAAAGGCTGGTAATTGGTGATAGAATATTGGggaatgatttgagagtgacttacAAGGGAATGACTTCTAGTAATGGCTCTGAACCTTTATTTAAAAAATCAAGATTGGACTCTGTTTTTCTGAATACACCAAATAGTATAATGCCACCATCTTGCAAACAGTTAAAGATGAAAACTAGGTCCTGCAGAAAATCTCGCAAAGAAGTTATTTCTGCAATTTGCAAATTTTTTTACCATGCAGGAATTCCAATACAAGCAGCAAATTCCCTGTACTTCCATAAGATGCTTGAGTTGGTTGGTCAATATGGACCGGGTTTGGTTGGCCCTCAGAGCCAGGTGATATCTGGTCGCTTCCTACAGGAGGAAATTGCAACTATTAAAAACTACCTATTTGAGTACAAGGCATCCTGGGCAATCACTGGTTGTTCAATAATGGCTGATAGTTGGATGGATATTGAGGGTAGGACATTGATCAATATTTTAGTTTCTTGCCCCCATGGCGTGTACTTTGTTGCTTCAGTTGATGCCAGTGATATGCTAGAAGATGCTTTAAGTCTGTTTAAGCTATTGGACAAAGTAGTGGAAGACATGGGTGAGGAAAATGTAGTGCAG GTAATCACTGAGAATACTCCCAGTTTTAAGGCTGCTGGAAAGATGCTTCAAGAGAAGAGAAACAATTTATTCTGGACACCATGTGCCACCTACTGTATTGATCGATTGCTTGAAGATTTTCTGAAGATCAAATGCGTAGGAGAGTGCATGGTGAAAGGCCAAAAGATTACAAAACTCATTTACAACTCCATCTGGTTACTAAATCTTATGAAAGAATTTACCCAGGGGCAGGAACTTCTGAGGCCAGCCACTACTCGATTTGCCTCTAGCTTTTCAACTTTACAAAGCTTGCTGGACAATAGGACTAGTCTAAAAAGAATGTTTCAGTCGAGCAAATGGACTTCCTCTAGATTCTCCAAATCAGATGAAGGGAAAGAGGTAGAAAAGATTGTAGCAACTGCTACATTTTGGAAGAAGGTGCTGTATGTTAGCAAATCGGTAGATCCAGTAATGCAAGTGCTTCAAAAGGTTGATAGTGGTGAAAATCCTTCAATGCCATATATATATAGTGACATGTGCAGGGCTAAGTTTACAATCAAATCCATTCATGGAGATGATGCACGTAAATATGGACCTTTCTGGAGTGTGCTGGAGAATCACTGGAACTCGTGGTTGCACCACCCTTTATACATGGCTGCTTACTTCTTGAATCCATCATACAGATATCGATCTGATTTTCTGGCG CAGTCAGAGGTGATACGTGGACTAAATGAATGCATCCATCGGCTGGAGCCAGATAACATGAGAAAGATTTCTGCATCCAAGCAA ATTTCTGATTATAATTCTGCAAAAGGCGATTTTGGAACTGAATTGGCAATTAGCACAAGAACAGAGCTTGACCCAG CTGCATGGTGGCAACAACATGGGATAAGCTGCTTAGAGCTGCAACGAATAGCTGTGCGCGTACTAAGTCAGACTTGCTCCTCTTTTGGGTGTGAACATTCCTGGAGCATATATGATCAGATCCATAGCCAGAGGCAAAATCGTTTTGCTCAGAAAAGATTTGAAGACCTTGTGTTTGTTCACTACAACTTGCGACTTAGGGAATGCCAATTAAAGAAAAGGTCCAGCAGTTCGATTTCCCTGGATGGTGTGTTACTAGAACGCTTACTAAATGACTGGATTGTAGAAGCAGAGAAGCAACCCTTTCAAGAAGATGAG GAAATACTTTGCAATGAAAATGGAGCAACATATGAAGACAGATGTGATGATTTGATTGATTATCATGATGGAATTGTGGAACCTCACAAGGGAACTCTTGAGCTTGTGACTATGGCTGATGTTGAACCCTTGGATGTTAATCCCGCAAATGCTGGTGGCACCAGTGACGACGACAACGATGACGATGAAGATGATGATAACTTTTTTGATGATAATTTGAGTGATTAA
- the LOC110635266 gene encoding uncharacterized protein LOC110635266 isoform X3 has translation MVELMAPLRSSGIVDPGWEHGVAQDERKKKVKCNYCGKVVSGGIFRLKQHLARVSGEVTYCDKAPEEVYLRMKENLEGSRSNNKKGKQSQDDGQAYLNFQYDDEEDHEHHVGFKGKGKHLIGDTNLMLNLTPIRSLGYVDPGWDHGVAQDERKKKVKCNYCDKVVSGGINRFKQHLARIPGEVAPCKNAPEEVYLKIKENMKWHRTGRRQRQMDTKAISAFCKQSDNEDEEDEQEQDALLRKSKERLVIGDRILGNDLRVTYKGMTSSNGSEPLFKKSRLDSVFLNTPNSIMPPSCKQLKMKTRSCRKSRKEVISAICKFFYHAGIPIQAANSLYFHKMLELVGQYGPGLVGPQSQVISGRFLQEEIATIKNYLFEYKASWAITGCSIMADSWMDIEGRTLINILVSCPHGVYFVASVDASDMLEDALSLFKLLDKVVEDMGEENVVQVITENTPSFKAAGKMLQEKRNNLFWTPCATYCIDRLLEDFLKIKCVGECMVKGQKITKLIYNSIWLLNLMKEFTQGQELLRPATTRFASSFSTLQSLLDNRTSLKRMFQSSKWTSSRFSKSDEGKEVEKIVATATFWKKVLYVSKSVDPVMQVLQKVDSGENPSMPYIYSDMCRAKFTIKSIHGDDARKYGPFWSVLENHWNSWLHHPLYMAAYFLNPSYRYRSDFLAQSEVIRGLNECIHRLEPDNMRKISASKQISDYNSAKGDFGTELAISTRTELDPAAWWQQHGISCLELQRIAVRVLSQTCSSFGCEHSWSIYDQIHSQRQNRFAQKRFEDLVFVHYNLRLRECQLKKRSSSSISLDGVLLERLLNDWIVEAEKQPFQEDETTRIY, from the exons ATGGTTGAACTGATGGCCCCACTCCGCTCCTCTGGAATTGTTGATCCGGGATGGGAGCATGGTGTTGCTCAagatgagaggaagaagaaggtcaAATGCAACTATTGTGGAAAGGTAGTTAGTGGTGGGATATTTAGGTTAAAGCAACATTTAGCTCGAGTGTCTGGAGAAGTCACTTATTGTGATAAAGCTCCAGAGGAAGTGTACCTTAGAATGAAAGAAAATTTGGAAGGAAGCCGTTCCAATAATAAGAAGGGAAAACAATCTCAAGATGATGGACAGGCTTATTTGAATTTCCAATACGATGATGAAGAAGACCATGAACATCATGTTGGCTTTAAAGGCAAAGGGAAACACTTGATTGGTGATACAAACTTGATGTTAAATTTGACCCCCATACGGTCGCTAGGATATGTTGACCCTGGGTGGGATCATGGTGTTGCTCAGGATGAGAGGAAGAAAAAGGTCAAGTGTAATTATTGTGATAAAGTTGTTAGTGGAGGTATCAACCGATTTAAACAGCACCTAGCCAGAATTCCTGGCGAAGTAGCACCTTGTAAAAATGCTCCTGAGGAAGTGTaccttaaaataaaagaaaatatgaaatgGCACCGTACTGGCAGGAGACAAAGACAGATGGATACCAAAGCAATATCTGCTTTCTGTAAGCAATCTGATAatgaagatgaagaagatgagcaaGAACAAGATGCCCTACTTCGTAAGAGCAAGGAAAGGCTGGTAATTGGTGATAGAATATTGGggaatgatttgagagtgacttacAAGGGAATGACTTCTAGTAATGGCTCTGAACCTTTATTTAAAAAATCAAGATTGGACTCTGTTTTTCTGAATACACCAAATAGTATAATGCCACCATCTTGCAAACAGTTAAAGATGAAAACTAGGTCCTGCAGAAAATCTCGCAAAGAAGTTATTTCTGCAATTTGCAAATTTTTTTACCATGCAGGAATTCCAATACAAGCAGCAAATTCCCTGTACTTCCATAAGATGCTTGAGTTGGTTGGTCAATATGGACCGGGTTTGGTTGGCCCTCAGAGCCAGGTGATATCTGGTCGCTTCCTACAGGAGGAAATTGCAACTATTAAAAACTACCTATTTGAGTACAAGGCATCCTGGGCAATCACTGGTTGTTCAATAATGGCTGATAGTTGGATGGATATTGAGGGTAGGACATTGATCAATATTTTAGTTTCTTGCCCCCATGGCGTGTACTTTGTTGCTTCAGTTGATGCCAGTGATATGCTAGAAGATGCTTTAAGTCTGTTTAAGCTATTGGACAAAGTAGTGGAAGACATGGGTGAGGAAAATGTAGTGCAG GTAATCACTGAGAATACTCCCAGTTTTAAGGCTGCTGGAAAGATGCTTCAAGAGAAGAGAAACAATTTATTCTGGACACCATGTGCCACCTACTGTATTGATCGATTGCTTGAAGATTTTCTGAAGATCAAATGCGTAGGAGAGTGCATGGTGAAAGGCCAAAAGATTACAAAACTCATTTACAACTCCATCTGGTTACTAAATCTTATGAAAGAATTTACCCAGGGGCAGGAACTTCTGAGGCCAGCCACTACTCGATTTGCCTCTAGCTTTTCAACTTTACAAAGCTTGCTGGACAATAGGACTAGTCTAAAAAGAATGTTTCAGTCGAGCAAATGGACTTCCTCTAGATTCTCCAAATCAGATGAAGGGAAAGAGGTAGAAAAGATTGTAGCAACTGCTACATTTTGGAAGAAGGTGCTGTATGTTAGCAAATCGGTAGATCCAGTAATGCAAGTGCTTCAAAAGGTTGATAGTGGTGAAAATCCTTCAATGCCATATATATATAGTGACATGTGCAGGGCTAAGTTTACAATCAAATCCATTCATGGAGATGATGCACGTAAATATGGACCTTTCTGGAGTGTGCTGGAGAATCACTGGAACTCGTGGTTGCACCACCCTTTATACATGGCTGCTTACTTCTTGAATCCATCATACAGATATCGATCTGATTTTCTGGCG CAGTCAGAGGTGATACGTGGACTAAATGAATGCATCCATCGGCTGGAGCCAGATAACATGAGAAAGATTTCTGCATCCAAGCAA ATTTCTGATTATAATTCTGCAAAAGGCGATTTTGGAACTGAATTGGCAATTAGCACAAGAACAGAGCTTGACCCAG CTGCATGGTGGCAACAACATGGGATAAGCTGCTTAGAGCTGCAACGAATAGCTGTGCGCGTACTAAGTCAGACTTGCTCCTCTTTTGGGTGTGAACATTCCTGGAGCATATATGATCAGATCCATAGCCAGAGGCAAAATCGTTTTGCTCAGAAAAGATTTGAAGACCTTGTGTTTGTTCACTACAACTTGCGACTTAGGGAATGCCAATTAAAGAAAAGGTCCAGCAGTTCGATTTCCCTGGATGGTGTGTTACTAGAACGCTTACTAAATGACTGGATTGTAGAAGCAGAGAAGCAACCCTTTCAAGAAGATGAG ACAACCCGAATATACTAA
- the LOC110635277 gene encoding rRNA-processing protein fcf2, whose amino-acid sequence MGEKKSLIGLSWEPKLPPLSSSTKISNTKSQDQPERSALWKPNTELIDGLFVPPNDPRKVNRLLRSQAKDTLGKDWFDMPAPTMTPELKKDLQLLKLRGALDPKRHYKKGESKSKTLPKYFQVGTVVESAIDFFSGRLTKKERKATIADEVLSDLTLAAYRKRKVQEIEEQNRPAGNEKWKIKGRQSRKRAKERRH is encoded by the exons ATGGGAGAAAAGAAGTCGTTGATTGGGCTCTCATGGGAGCCGAAGTTGCCGCCTTTGTCATCTTCGACTAAAATTAGTAATACCAAGTCCCAAGACCAACCTGAGAGGAGTGCACTTTGGAAACCCAATACAGAGCTTATTGACGGGCTATTTGTGCCACCCAACGATCCTAGAAAGGTTAACAGGTTGCTCAGAAGTCAAGCTAAAGATACACTTGGGAAAGATTG GTTTGATATGCCTGCCCCTACTATGACGCCTGAATTGAAAAAAGATCTCCAGTTACTTAAG CTGAGGGGTGCTCTTGATCCAAAGAGACACTATAAAAAGGGTGAATCAAAATCAAAAACACTGCCCAAGTATTTCCAG GTTGGTACAGTTGTAGAGTCAGCAATAGATTTCTTCTCCGGTAGGCTAACTAAGAAGGAGAGGAAGGCAACCATTGCAGATGAGGTGCTTTCTGATCTTACTCTCGCAGCTTACAG GAAGCGCAAGGTCCAAGAGATAGAAGAACAAAATCGTCCTGCTGGAAATGAGAAGTGGAAGATAAAGGGTCGACAGTCCAGGAAGCGGGCCAAGGAAAGAAGGCACTAG
- the LOC110635268 gene encoding pyruvate dehydrogenase (acetyl-transferring) kinase, mitochondrial, protein MAAKKVCHSFSKTLIDEVHRWGCMKQTGVSLRYMMEFGSRPTDRNLLISAHFLHKELPIRIARRAIELESLPHGLSEKPAVLKVRDWYLDSFRDLRSFPEIKDSNEEREFTQMIKAIKVRHNNVVPMMALGVQQLKKGMDQKIVYEDLDEIHQFLDRFYMSRIGIRMLIGQHVELHNPNPPPYCIGYIHTKMSPVEVARNASEDARAICLREYGSSPDINIYGDPNFTFPYVPAHLHHMVFELVKNSLRAVQERYMDSDKVAPPVRIIVAEGIEDVTIKVSDEGGGIPRSGLPKIFTYLYSTARNPLDEDANLGTADAVTMAGYGCGLPISRLYARYFGGDLQVISMEGYGTDAYLHLLRLGDSQEPLP, encoded by the exons ATGGCGGCTAAGAAGGTCTGCCACTCCTTTTCCAAGACCCTCATAGACGAGGTCCACAGATGGGGTTGCATGAAGCAGACTGGTGTTAGCTTGCGCTACATGATGGAGTTTGGCTCCAGGCCTACCGATAGGAATTTGTTGATTTCTGCTCACTTCCTTCATAAGGAGTTGCCCATTAGGATTGCTAGGAGAGCTATTGAGCTCGAGTCTCTCCCTCATGGCTTATCTGAAAAACCCGCTGTCCTGAAg GTGCGGGATTGGTACCTGGATTCTTTCCGTGATCTGAGATCCTTTCCCGAGATCAAGGATTCCAATGAAGAGAGGGAATTTACGCAAATGATTAAGGCAATTAAGGTCAGACACAACAATGTTGTCCCTATGATGGCTTTAGGTGTTCAACAATTGAAGAAAGGCATGGATCAAAAAATTGTTTACGAAGATCTTGATGAGATTCATCAGTTTTTGGATCGTTTTTACATGTCCAGAATTGGAATCAGAATGCTTATTG GGCAGCATGTCGAGTTGCACAATCCCAATCCCCCACCTTATTGCATTGGTTATATTCATACAAAAATGTCTCCTGTTGAGGTTGCACGAAATGCCAGTGAGGATGCCCGTGCCATTTGTTTAAGGGAGTATGGCAGTTCACCTGATATCAATATTTATGGGGATCCCAATTTTACATTCCC GTATGTTCCAGCGCATTTGCATCATATGGTGTTTGAGTTGGTCAAGAATTCCTTGCGAGCTGTTCAAGAGCGTTACATGGACTCGGACAAAGTTGCACCTCCTGTTCGGATAATAGTTGCTGAAGGAATTGAGGATgtcactataaag GTTTCAGATGAGGGGGGTGGTATACCAAGAAGTGGTCTTCCCAAAATATTCACCTATCTTTACAGCACTGCCAGAAACCCACTGGATGAGGATGCTAATCTTGGAACAGCTGATGCAGTAACAATGGCTGGATATGGATGTGGGCTTCCAATTAGCCGTTTGTATGCCAGGTATTTTGGAGGTGATCTGCAAGTTATCTCCATGGAGGGATATG GTACTGATGCATATCTTCATTTGTTACGGCTGGGAGATTCACAAGAGCCCCTGCCTTGA